The genomic window AAGGAGTGGGAGCTGCGGATGGAGATCGCCGCGGCGCCGCGCTCCGGCTCGGTGGTCGCCACCCTGCGCGAGGCCGAGGTGCGGCGGGGCGACTTCCGCTTCGGCCCGGTGTCGCTCCAGATCGACTGGGCGGACCGGATCGCCATCACCGGCGCCAACGGCTCCGGCAAGTCCACACTGCTCGCCGCGCTCCTCGGCCGCCTCCCGCTCGACTCCGGCCATGCGGCGCTCGGCTCGGGCGTGGTCGTGGGCGAGGTCGACCAGGCGCGCAAGCTCTTCCACGGCACCGAGTCACTGCTGGACGCCTTCTGCGCGGCCGTCCCCGACACCGAACCCGCCGATGTCCGCACCCTGCTCGCCAAGTTCGGTCTCAAGGCCGAGCACGTGCTGCGCCCGGCGGTGACGCTCTCCCCGGGCGAGCGGACGCGCGCCGCGCTCGCCCTCCTCCAGGGCCACGGGGTCAACCTCCTCGTCCTCGACGAACCGACCAACCACCTCGACCTCCCCGCGATCGAACAGCTGGAGTCGGCGCTCGGCTCGTACGGCGGCACGCTGTTGCTGGTCACGCACGACCGGCGGATGCTGGACGCGGTCCGCACGACGCGGCGGATCGAGGTGGCCGACGGGAAGGTGACCGAGGCATGACCGGTATCCGCTGCGAGTGGGGGGCGGCCGGGGCGCGGTACGTCGCTCCGCACGTGTCCGCGCCCCGCTGTGGAGGACCAGCTGGGCGCGGGCGCCGTGATCTCCATGCGTCGCGACCTCGGCGACCTCGGCGCCACCCACCCGAGCCCGGAGGCCGCGGCGGCCGCCGCCGTCTGGGACACGACGGCGGACCCGGCGACGGTGCTGCACCGCTGCCACTCGGGGCGGGAGCTGACGGAGGGGGCGTACGGGGGGTTCGCGGAGGACGTGGACATCGCGGCGGAGCTGAACGGCTCGAAGGCGGGTCCGGTCCTGACGGACGGCGCGTTCACGGCCGCGCCCTGAACGCGCCCTGAGCCTCTCGCTCCGGGGGCGCCTGCGGCCGGGCCGTTTGCCCCCGCCCCTTTCCGAACTGGGGGCAAGCCCAGACCCCCGTACGGCCTCCGGCCGTGTCCTCGATCGCCGGACGGGCTCAGAAGGAGCCGTCCGGCGATCGAGGAGCGGGGTCAGCGGCGCCGGCCGCCGCCCTCGTTCGGGTCGAGCAGGCCCGCCTTGCGCAGGGCGTCGGCCATGGCGCTGTTGGCAGGGGCCGGCGCCTGGCGGGGGGCGCCGCCGCGGGCGGCGGCGGGGCGGCGCTGCTTCGGCGGGCGCCCGCCCTGTCCGCCCTGCCCACCCTGTCCGCCTTGGCCTCCGCGGGCCTGCCCCGCGCCGGCGGCCGCCGCGTCGTCGTCCAGCCGCAGCGTCAGCGAGATCCGCTTGCGCGGGATGTCGATGTCGAGGACCTTCACCTTGACCACGTCGCCCGGCTTCACCACGTCCCGCGGGTCCTTCACGAACGTGCGGGACATCGCCGAGACGTGGACGAGCCCGTCCTGGTGGACGCCGACGTCCACGAACGCGCCGAACGCGGCCACGTTCGTGACGACGCCCTCCAGCACCATCCCGGGCGCCAGGTCCGAGATCTTCTCGACGCCGTCCTTGAAGGTCGCCGTCTTGAACGCGGGCCGCGGGTCGCGGCCCGGCTTCTCCAGCTCGCGCAGGATGTCCGTGACGGTCGGCAGACCGAAGGTCTCGTCCACGAAGTCGTCCGGCCGCAGCGACCGCAGCACCGACGTGTTGCCGATCAGCGACGCCACCTCGCTGCCCGTCCGCTTCACCATCGACCGCACCACCGGGTACGCCTCGGGGTGCACGCTCGACGCGTCGAGCGGGTCGTCGCCGCCGCGGATGCGCAGGAAGCCGGCGCACTGCTCGTACGCCTTCGGGCCGAGCCGCGCCACGTCCTTCAGGGCCTTCCGCGACCGGAAGGGGCCGTTGGCGTCCCGGTGCGCCACGATGTTCTCGGCGAGTCCGGCGCCGATGCCGGACACTCGCGAAAGAAGCGGCGCAGAGGCCGTGTTGACGTCGACGCCGACGCCGTTCACACAGTCCTCGACGACCGCGTCGAGCGAGCGCGAGAGCTTCAGCTCGGACAGATCGTGCTGGTACTGGCCGACGCCGATCGACTTCGGGTCGATCTTGACCAGCTCGGCGAGCGGGTCCTGGAGGCGCCGCGCGATCGACACCGCGCCGCGCAGCGACACATCGAGCCCGGGCAGCTCCTGCGAGGCGAACGCGGAGGCGGAGTACACCGACGCGCCGGCCTCGGACACCATCACCTTCGTGAGCTTCAGCTCCGGGTGCCTGCTGATCAGCTCACCGGCCAGCTTGTCCGTCTCGCGCGACGCCGTGCCGTTGCCGATGGCGACCAGGTCGACCGCGTGCTCCTTGGCGAGCCGCGCCAGCTTCGCCAGCGACTCGTCCCACTTGTTCGCGGGGACGTGCGGATAGATCGTGTCGGTGGCGACGACCTTGCCGGTCGCGTCGACGACGGCGACCTTCACACCCGTACGGAAGCCGGGGTCGAGGCCGAGCGTCGCGCGTGTGCCCGCGGGGGCGGCGAGCAGCAGGTCGCGCAGGTTCGCCGCGAAGACCCGGACCGCCTCGTCCTCGGCCGCCGTGCGCAGCCGCAGCCGCAGGTCGATCCCGAGGTGGACGATGATCCGGGTCCGCCAGGCCCAGCGCACCGTGTCGGTCAGCCACTTGTCGGCCGGTCGGCCGCGGTCGGCCACGTCGAAACGACGGGCGATCATGCCCTCGTACGTCGAGGGTCCGGGCACGTCGGACGGCTCCTCGGGCTCCAGGACCAGGTCGAGGACCTCCTCCTTCTCGCCCCGCAGCATCGCCAGCACCCGGTGCGAGGGGAGCTCGGTGAACGGCTCCGCGAAGTCGAAGTAGTCGGCGAACTTCGCGCCCGGCCCCTCTTTGGCGTCGCCTTTGCCCTCGCGCACCTTCGCCACGAGCCGGCCCCGCGTCCACATCCGCTCGCGCAGCTCGCCGATCAGGTCGGCGTCCTCGGAGAACCGCTCGGTGAGGATCGCCCGGGCGCCCTCCAGCGCGGCCGCCGCGTCCGCGACCCCCTTGTCCGCGTCGACGAACGCCGCCGCGGCCGCGAGCGGCTCGACCGACGGATCGCCGAGCAGGCCCTCGGCGAGCGGCTCCAGACCGGCCTCGCGGGCGATCTGCGCCTTGGTGCGCCGCTTGGGCTTGAAGGGCAGGTAGATGTCCTCCAGTCGGGCCTTGGTGTCGGCGGCCCGGAGCTGCGCCTCCAGCTCGTCCGTGAGCTTGCCCTGCTCGCGCACGGACTCCAGGATCGCGGTCCGCCGCTCCTCCAGCTCCCGCAGATACCGCAGCCGCTCCTCGAGCGTGCGCAGCTGCGCGTCGTCGAGCATCTCGGTCGCTTCCTTGCGGTAGCGGGCGATGAACGGCACGGTCGACCCGCCGTCCAGCAGCTCGACGGCCGCCTTCACCTGCCGCTCACGTACGCCGAGCTCCTCGGCGATCCTGCCTTCGATGGTCGTCGTCACGGTTCCCCGACTCGCCTTCTGCTGCTGGCTGTGCTTGGGGGCCCCGAGGCCCCTACACGTGCATTCTGCCGGGTGGCCGTAGGCCGTGTCGCGCACCCCCTCCCGCGTCGGGCCTGCGCGTCAGCCCTTGCCGTTGAGGTCCGCGGGGAACGCCCCGGCCGCGACCGCCGTCAGGAGGAAGCCCCGGCCCAGCTCGGTGAGGCGTTCGACACCCGCCGCGCCGAGGTGCTCGTAGGGGGCCAGGTCGAGCCGGTCCGTGGCCTCCTCGACCTCCGCCCGCAGCGCGGTGCCCTCCTCCGTCAGCGTCAACTCGGCATCCCCGGTGAGCAGTCCGCGCTCGCGCAGCCGGTCCGCCGCAGCGTCCCAGTCGGCGCGCCGCCAGCCGCGGGTGCCGAGGACCCAGCGGGGCGCCATGCCCTTGCCGGTCGCGGTGTGGCTGACGAGGGCTTCCAGCGGGTCGAGACCGGCCGACAGCAGCGCCGTCAGATGGCCGTCGCCGCGGTGCTCGCGCAGCAGGGTCGCTGCGTGCCAGTAGGCGAGATGCGGCTCGTCGGGCACGGGCAGATCCGCGTGCGCCGCGTAGAGCGGCCGGGCGTGGCGGGTGCACGCCTCGGTGGCGCGCAGCGCGAGCCGGGCCGCCTCCGCCATCTCGTCCGAGGCCACCGCCTCCGCGCCGAGGAGCCGGCGCAGCGTCGCGTCCACGGCCCGCAGCCGGGCCGCGAGCACGTCCCCGGGCGACGCCTTCTCCCAGACGGCCGGGAAGTGACGGGCGATCAGGTCGTAGTTGTAGTTGTAGAACGTGGCCGCCACCACGCCGGGACCGACGGCGCCCAGCGCCGCGCTGCGCCCCGCCAGGCGTGAGGCGCTCCTGTCGTCGAGGCCGATCTCCGCGAACGCGGTCTCGAAGTCGGGCGAGAAGTAGTGCGTGGAGTGCAGCGGGTTGAGCACGCCGAAGCAACGGCGGCCGGCACGAGGCGGGAGTGAAGTCATGAGGGCACCTTACTGACTGGTCGGTATGGCCGGAAAGCGCAGGACGTCGATGGCAGGAATGGTGGGGTACTCGTCATTGCGGTCATGCGTCCCGCGGCCGGAGCATGGAGGCATGGAGAAGCGATCCGTACTCGTCGTGCTCTTCGACGACGTGCAGAGCCTGGACGTGACCGGCCCGGTGGAGGTGTTCGCCGGGGCCAACAAGCACCCGTCGCCGCCGTTCACGTACGGCATCCGCACCGCCTCGCTCGACGGCGGGCCGGTCCGCACGTCCAGCGGACTGACGCTCGTACCGGACGGGACGCTGGACGCGTACGAGGCCGCGCCCCCGCACACCCTGATCGTCCCGGGAGGACAGGGCACACGCCGCCCCGCCCCGGCGCTCGTCGACTGGCTGCGCGCCCACGCCCCGCGCGCCGAACGCCTCGTCTCCGTCTGCACCGGCGCCCTGCTCCTGGCCGAGGCCGGACTGCTTGACGGACACCGCGTGACCAGCCACTGGTCCGTCTGCGACCAGCTCGCACGCAACCATCCCGAGGTGGACGTCGACCCCGACCCGATCTTCGTACGGGACGGCAGGCTCGCTACCTCGGCCGGGGTCACCGCGGGCATCGACCTCGCCCTCGCCCTCGTCGAGGAGGACATGGGCCGCGATACCGCCCTGGTCATCGCTCGCCATCTGGTGGTCTTCCTGCGCCGCCCCGGCAATCAGGCGCAGTTCAGCGCCCAGCTCGCCGCCCAGACCGCGCGGCGCGAGCCGCTGCGCGAGGTGCAGCAGTACATCACCGAGCACCCGGACGGCGACCTCTCGGTCGAGGCGCTGGCCGCCCGCGCCCGGCTCTCACCCCGTCAGTTCGCCCGCGCCTTCCGCGCCGAGACCGGCATGACCCCCGGCCGCTACGTCGACCGGGTCCGCCTCGAACACGCCCGGCGGCTCCTTGAGGACACCGGCGACGGCGTCGAGGAGATCTCCCGCGCCTGCGGCTACGGCACGCCCGAGGCGATGCGCCGGGCGTTCACGAAGGCCCTGGGCGCGGCGCCCGCCGAGTACCGCCGCCGCTTCCACGCACCTCTCACCGCCCGATGAGCCCGTCCGACGAAAGGGACGTCCATGCAGCTCGCCATCCTGCTCTACGACCGCTTCACCAGCCTCGACGCCGTCGGCCCGTTCGAACTGCTCTCCCGGCTGCCGGGCGCCGAGACCGTCTTCGTCGCCGAGAAGGCCGGACCGGTGCGCAACGACCAGGACAACCTCAGCCTCGTCGCCGACCGGAGCCTCGCCGAGGTGCCGGCCCCGGACATCGTCCTCGTGCCCGGCGGGCCGGGTTCGCGCCGGGCCCTGGCGGACGAGACGCTCCTGGAGTGGCTGCGCACCGCGGACGCCACCAGCACCTGGACCACGTCGGTGTGCACCGGCTCCCTGGTCCTCGCCGGAGCCGGGCTGCTCAAGGGCCGCAGGGCCGCCAGTCACTGGCTGTCGCTGGACCTGCTCGGCCGGCTGGGCGCCGAGCCGACCGGAGAACGGGTCGTCTTCGACGGCAAGTACGTCACGGCGGCCGGCGTCTCGTCCGGCATCGACATGGCGCTGCACCTGATCGGCCGGATCGCCGGTCACGAGGTCGCCCAGACGATCCAGCTGCTCACCGAGTACGACCCGCAGCCGCCGTACGACGCGGGCTCGCCCGAGAAGGCGCCTGCGGAGATCGTCGCCTCCTGGCGGGCGCAGGGCGCCGACGACGACACGGTCCGGACCGGCGGGCGCTGACCCTCACACGCTCCAGGTGAACCGCGGCGGCCTGCGCTCCAGGAACGCGGCGACACCCTCCGCGGTGTCGCCGCTCGCGGCCGCCTGCTCCGCCCAGTACCCGTCCCGGTCGGTGCGGCCCGACGCGAACTCCTTCGCCGCCGCCTGTGTCAGCTGCGAGCGCGACGTCAGCACGCGCAGGAAGTCCGCGACCCGCTTGCCCAGTTCCCCCTCGGGCAGCACCTCGTCCACAAGGCCGGTGCGCAGGGCCCGCTCCGTACCGATCAACTCGCCCGAGAACAGGAGGTACTTCGCGGCCGCCGGGCCGGTCAACGCCACCAGCCGCCGGGTCGAGGAGGCCGGATAGACGATCCCCAGCTTCGCCGGTGTGACCCCGAAGGACGCCCCCTCCTCGGCGAACCGCAGATCGCAGGCCGCGGCCAGCTGGCAGCCGCCGCCCACGCAGTACCCGCGCACGGCCGCCAGCGTCGGTTTGGGGAAGGCCGCGAGCGCCTCCTCGGCGCGGACGGCCAGGCTCTGGGGATCCTCCCCGGCACCGAGCGCCTGCCCGCGCAGCGACGAGATGTCGGCGCCGGCGCAGAACGTGCTGCCGGCGCCGGTCAGCACCAGCGCCCGTACGGCCGGGTCGCGGGCGAGACCGTCCAGGACCTCCGGCACCGCCCGCCACATCGCGGCCGTCATGGCGTTGTGCTTGCCGGGGTTGCTGATCACGACGGTGGCGACCCCGTCCGCCTCCTCGGTGACGATCTGCTCCATGCGCCGGATGCTATCGGGCAGGAGCGAACCTATGATCAAGAAGGGGGGTACGACGAGGAGGCGCTGATGGCCGGTCGACCCCAGGAAGAGGGACGCGGGACGCGCGAGGGCAGGAATCTCAAGCGCAGCTTCGGCTGGCTGACCGGGCTCGGTGTCGTCCTCGTCGTCTGCGGGCTGGTCGGGCTCGTCTACGCGAACGTCGCGACGCTCACCTCGATGCTGCTCTTCGGCTGGCTGCTGCTGATCGGCGGGCTGGTCGGGCTGCTCCAGGCCATCGAGTCACGCGGCAGCAACTTCTTCTGGCTCGCGGTGATCGTGGCCGCGCTGTACATCGCGGCCGGCGTCGTCGTGATCCGCCATCCTCAGGGCACCGCCGAGGCGCTGACCATGTTCGCCGCGCTGCTCTTCCTGACCGGCGGACTGTTCCGGCTGGTCGGAAGCGTCGTGGTGCGCGGGCCGCACTTCGGCTGGACGCTGCTCCAGGGCGTGTTCGGTCTGCTCCTGGGGGTGCTGGTGCTGGCCAACTGGCCCGACAGCAGCCGCTATGTCCTGGGCGTCTTCTTCTCGCTGGCGCTGCTCTTCGACGGCCTGGGGCTCATCGCGGTCGGCATCGGCGGCCGCCGGATCCTCGGCATGGTGACCGAGAACGCCGAGAACGCCGAGAACGCCGAGGCCACCGAGGACGCCGAGGGAGCGGGGGCGTCCGAGAAGTCGACAGAAGAAGATCAGGACCAGTCGCACACCTGATGCCGTCACCCGGGATTCGATCAGATTCCGTCGATAGCGGCTGACTTTTTGTCAGCGGGCCGGTACGGACCACCCATTCCCAACACTCGGTCAAGAAATCAATTGGTTCCTGACCACAAGTCACGAGGGTGGGTGCCGGACTTATGGAGAGCCCCGGGAGCATCCCGGCCCGGCCACTGTCGTACGAAGGCGTCTGGCGGTTCACGGCACCTGCGCTCGAGGTCTCCGTGCCCCAGGCCCGGCACGCCGTCCGCGATCTGATCCGCCGCCAGGGCGTGCCGGTCCACGACGAGCTCCTGCAGGGGCTGCTGGTGATCGTCTCCGAGCTGGTGACGAACTCCGTCCGCCACGCGGCGCTGCTCTCGCCGCAGGTCGCGGTGGAGGTGGCGGTCGGCCCCGAGTGGATCCGGGTGGCCGTCGAGGACAACCACCCGTACCGGCCCAAGGCGCTGGAGACGGACTACGCGCAGACCGGCGGCCGCGGTCTGCTGCTCGTCAAGGAAATCACCCGGGAAGCGGGCGGCACCTGCGACGTCGAGCACACCGCGACCGGCGGAAAGATCATCTGGGCCGCGCTGCCGCTGACGACCGTGGGCGTCCGCGGCGAGGGCGCGTTCTAGGCTCCGGGGCGGCCTCCCCGGAGGTTACGGTCACCAGCCGCCGGCCGGGCCCGTGAGTTCCTTGATCGCCGGGCGCGCCGCGTCCAGCACCGTCATGAACCATGCGGAGAACGGGTCGCGCGCGTGCCGCTCGGCCAGCTCCCCCGCCGTCACGAACGCCGTGTCACCGATCTCCTCGGGGTCGGGCCGCAGCTGAGCCTGCACCATGCCGACGAAGAGGTGGTTGTACTCCTGCTCGACCAGCCCGGACGCCGGGTCCGGGTGGTTGTACCGGACCGTGCCCGCCTCCGCCATCAGCGACGGAGACACGCCCAGCTCCTCGTATGTACGGCGCGCGGCGGCCGTGAACGGCGCCTCGCCCGGGTACGGGTGCCCGCAGCAGGTGTTCGACCAGACACCGGGGGAGTGGTACTTCCCGAGCGCGCGGCGCTGGATCAGCAGCCGCCCCTGCTCGTCGAAGAGGAACACGGAGAACGCCCGGTGCAGCTGTCCGGGTGACTGATGGGCGGAGAGCTTCTCCGCGGTGCCGATGGTCTGGCCGTTCTCGTCGACCAGCTCGAGCAAGATCGGCTGCTTGGTGCCGTTGGGCGAGCTGTTCGCCGCGGTGGCGGGTGTGGTCGGCATAGCCATCCTTCGCTTCGGTCCTCGGCCTGAGGGGGTGTCCGGTGGATCATGCTGGGCTGATCCACCGGACACCCCCTGCGGGGGCCACCACAGTCTGCCGTACAAAAGCGGCTTGTCCGCACTTCACCGCCTTGGGCATGTCCGCGCCTGCCGCACGGGTGCGCGGCAGGCGCGGACACGGCCCTCAAGGGCTCGGACGCGGAAGGCCCCCGGCGAGGTGAGCGTGCCCTGCGGCACAGCCGTGGAACCGTCCCGGATCAGCGCCTCGTGGGTCAGCGGCCGCCCGCGGGCCGCAGCACATGGCCCGTGTAGCCGTACTCGCCGCCGTCGCCGCCGTGGTCGCGCCACATGGCGAGCTCGGCCCTGGTGCCGGCCAGCGCCTCCGCCATACCGGGTGCCGTGGGATCGGCGGCATCGGCACGGGCGGCGAGCGGGCCGTAGTACTCCTCCCAGTCGCTCGCGGGCAGACGGTGCACGCCCAGCACGTCGTACCCGGCCGCCACGGCGGCCGCCGCGTTCGCGGCCGTCGTACGCAGCGGGTAGTGCTGCTCCCAGAAGGCGCGGGCCTCCTCGCTCGGCGAGCCGGAGGTCCACTCGCACTCGGTGACGACGAGCGCGCCGCCGGGCCCGAGCAGCCGGCGCCAGTCGCGCAGGGCGGTGTCGAAACCGATCGAGTACGCGGAGCTCTCCGCCCAGACCAGATCGAACGATCCGTCGGGATACGGCAGTGCGCCCATGTCGGCGTTGACCGTACGGATACGGCCGTCGAGCCCGCGGGCCTCGGCGGCCCTCCGCAGCTCGTCGAGGAACGGCTCGTGCAGATCGACGGCCGTGACCTCGGCGCCGGCCTCGGCGGCCAGCAGCAGTGCGGCGCGGCCCGGGCCGCAGCCAAGGTCGAGGACGCGCGGACGGGACGGCAGCGGACCTGCGGCAGCCGCGAGGGACAGGAGACGGCGGGTGGTGGCGTCGGAGCCGGGCCCCTGGCGGGGCAGGCCGTGGTGAAGAGCGAAGAAGGCGTCGCGAACAGCGTTGTCGGACAACGTGGGAACCCTTGAATGAGCGGGCCCCGGCCGACGTAGGGGATGCCGTACGGAATCAGGTCAGCGTACGGAACCGGATCGGACGGGAGCCCGGAAGTCGATGACGGACCGGGTGCTGCACACGGCAGCCTCCACTGCGACGGTCATCAACCTCAGCTCCCCTCGGATCCCTGATCCCTGATCCCTGATCCCTGATCCCTGATCCGTGATCCCTGGTCCCGGATCCCTGCTCCCCGCGAAGATCGCGGCTGCGCGCCAATGTAGCAGCGGGCCGTCAGTGGCAGAAGCCCGCCTCGTGCGCGGCATGACCGCTCGGCTCCAGCTGGAACGTGCAGTGCTCGACGTCGAAGTGCGAGCCCAGGCAGCCCTGGAGATCGTGCAGCATCTTCTCGTGGCCGACCGCGTCCAGGACGTCCTGGGCGACCACGACATGGGCGGAGAGCACCGGCATCCCCGAGGTGATCGTCCAGGCGTGCAGATCGTGGACGTCCTCCACGCCGGGCAGGGCATGTATGTGCTCGCGCACCTCCGCCATGTCGACACCTTTCGGTGCCGCCTCCAGGAGCACGTTCAGCGTCTCCCGCAGCAGCTTGACCGTCCGGGGCACGATCATCAGGCCGATCAGCAGGGAGGCGATCGGGTCGGCGGCCTGCCAGCCGGTGGCCAGGATGATGCCGGCCGAGATCAGTACGGTGAGCGAGCCCAGGGTGTCGGCGAGGACCTCCAGATAGGCCCCGCGCACATTGAGGCTCTCCTTCTGGCCGCGCATCAGCAGGGTGAGCGACACCATGTTGGCGGCCAGGCCGACGACGGCGAACGCGATGGTCAGGCCGCCGTTGGTGTCGGCCGGTGTGATGAAGCGCTGGACCGCCTCGTAGAGCAGATAGCCGCCGACGCCGAGCAGCAGCAGACAGTTGGCCAGCGCGGCGAGGATCTCGGCACGGGCGAAACCGAAGGTGCGGCTGGTGGAGGCCGGGCGGTTGGCGAAGTGGATCGCGAGCAGCGCCATCGCGAGACCGAGACCGTCCGTGGCCATGTGCGCGGCGTCGGCGACGAGGGCCAGCGAGTCCGCCAGGATCCCGCCGACGATCTCCAGGGTCATCACGCCGAGGGTGATCGCCAGGGCGATCCGCAGACGTCCTCGGTAGGCGGCGGCCGCGGTGCCGGTCGGCGGGGGACCGCCGTGCGCGTGTCCGTGGTCGTGCCCAGCCCCCATGCGAGCCGCCTCCCGGATTGTGGTCCGATCTCTGTCCGAGTGGCCAGTGAACTACGGGTGGGGGGTATCGGGCAACACGACGCTGAACACCGTTGTCATGTGCTCTGACCTGCGGCGATGGCCCCAGGTCAGAGCGTTGCGCGAAACGATGAGCGGGCTGTGCACCAGCGGCTGCGGATCAGCGGGTGCGGATCTCCGGGTGGTGCAGCAGCCACCCCTCCCAGGCCGACTCGACCATCTCGCGCACCCCGCGCGTGGCCGTCCAGCCGAGCTCCTTGCCGATCCGCTCCACCGAGGCCACGGCCCGGGCCGCGTCACCGGCCCGGCGCGGCTCGACCACGGCGGGGACACCGGAGCCGGTCACCTCGGCGACGATGCGGGCGAGCTCGCGGACGGAGACGCCCTCGCCGCGGCCGATGTTCACGGTGAGGTCCTCGCTGCCGGGCCCGGTGCCGGAGCTGGCGCCCTCGTACTCGCCGTCCGCATCGCTCTCGGCGAGCCGTCGGGCCACCGTGAGGTGGGCGTCGGCGAGGTCGGCGACATGGATGTAGTCGCGGATGCAGGTGCCGTCGGGGGTGGGGTAGTCGTCCCCGAAGATCCGCGGCGCCTCGCCGCGGGTGATCCGGTCGAAGAACATCGGGATGATGTTGAACACCCCGGTGTCGGCGAGATCGGGGCGCGCGGCCCCCGCCACGTTGAAGTACCGCAGACAGGCGGTGGCGATGCCGTGCGCCCGCCCCGTGGCCCGCACCAGCCACTCGCCGGCCAGCTTGGTCTCGCCGTACGGGTTGATCGGGACCGCCGGGGTGTCCTCCGTGATGAGCTCCACATCCGGGACCCCGTAGACCGCCGCGGAGGAGGAGAAGAGGAAGCGCCGTACGCCCGCGGCGGCCACGGCCTCCAGCAGGACCGTGAGGCCGCACACGTTCTCGCGGTAGTAGCGCAGCGGCTGCTCCACGGACTCGCCGACCTGCTTCTTCGCCGCGAGGTGCACCACACCCGTGACCGCGTGCTCCGCGAGCGTACGGTCCAGCAGTTCCCGGTCGAGCAGCGAACCGCGCACCAGCGGCACACCGTCCGGCAGCCGCTCGGGAACCCCGGTCGACACGTCGTCGAGCACCACGACCGGCTCACCGGCTCCGGCCATGGCATGCGCCACATGCGCCCCGATGTACCCCGCACCACCTGTGATCAGCCACGTCATGGCCCCCACCCTAGGGCCTGTCCTTCGCGTCTTGCCGGGCTCGCGGGCCCTGGCACGCCCATCTGCCGCTCCCCCTGGGCCTTGCTGCCCGCCCCCTGGGCGGTTCCGGGCATCGGTTTGTGGGGCGTGCCGTGGATCCACGATGATGATCCAGGAGCGGCGGGCCGCGGCCGGGACGCCGCAGGAAGCCGGACGGGGGAGCCCGGGTGTCCTCTCCGGGAAACCTCGGTGAACTCGGCCTTCCGTTCATCCGATAGCCTCTGCCGACGTGCCGCCGCCCGGGTCACGGGCCGAGCCGCCGTGCACACCCATCTGCCAGCGCCAAGGAGTGAGTCCGTCTGTCGACCGCCATCCTCACCGGTCCGCCGGTACCCGGATCGCCGCTCGAAGGCGATCTGCGGTCGCTGGGCTTCGACGTACGCGTCGCCTCCGGCGCCGACGAGACCGCCGGGCTGCTCGCCGCGGTCCCGGCCGCGGAGCGCGTCGCCCTCGTCGACCCGCGTTTCGTCGGCCACGTCCACGCGCTCCGGCTCGCCCTGACGGACCCCCGCTTTCCCGCCTCCGCCGTCCCCGGCGCCGTCTCGGCGCAGGCCGGGGCGCGACCCGCGCTGCTCGCGGCCCTGAAGGCCGCACACACCGCCGACACCTCCCGTGTCGCCGACGCACTCGACGCCGAGGGGACCACCCCGCACCGGCCCGAGCTCGGCTCGCTCGTGGCGACCGTCCCCGACGACCCCCAGGCGCGCAACGAGGCCCGGCAGGCCGTCGCCGCCGTCGACGACGAGGACGTACGGCTGCGCTCCGCCGTGAAGGCCCGCGACGGGTTCTTCACCACCTTCTTCATCAGCCCGTACTCGCGCTACATCGCCCGCTGGTGCGCGCGGCGCGGGCTGACCCCGAACCAGGTCACCACCGCGTCGCTGATCACCGCGCTG from Streptomyces formicae includes these protein-coding regions:
- a CDS encoding Tex family protein, translated to MTTTIEGRIAEELGVRERQVKAAVELLDGGSTVPFIARYRKEATEMLDDAQLRTLEERLRYLRELEERRTAILESVREQGKLTDELEAQLRAADTKARLEDIYLPFKPKRRTKAQIAREAGLEPLAEGLLGDPSVEPLAAAAAFVDADKGVADAAAALEGARAILTERFSEDADLIGELRERMWTRGRLVAKVREGKGDAKEGPGAKFADYFDFAEPFTELPSHRVLAMLRGEKEEVLDLVLEPEEPSDVPGPSTYEGMIARRFDVADRGRPADKWLTDTVRWAWRTRIIVHLGIDLRLRLRTAAEDEAVRVFAANLRDLLLAAPAGTRATLGLDPGFRTGVKVAVVDATGKVVATDTIYPHVPANKWDESLAKLARLAKEHAVDLVAIGNGTASRETDKLAGELISRHPELKLTKVMVSEAGASVYSASAFASQELPGLDVSLRGAVSIARRLQDPLAELVKIDPKSIGVGQYQHDLSELKLSRSLDAVVEDCVNGVGVDVNTASAPLLSRVSGIGAGLAENIVAHRDANGPFRSRKALKDVARLGPKAYEQCAGFLRIRGGDDPLDASSVHPEAYPVVRSMVKRTGSEVASLIGNTSVLRSLRPDDFVDETFGLPTVTDILRELEKPGRDPRPAFKTATFKDGVEKISDLAPGMVLEGVVTNVAAFGAFVDVGVHQDGLVHVSAMSRTFVKDPRDVVKPGDVVKVKVLDIDIPRKRISLTLRLDDDAAAAGAGQARGGQGGQGGQGGQGGRPPKQRRPAAARGGAPRQAPAPANSAMADALRKAGLLDPNEGGGRRR
- a CDS encoding SCO6745 family protein; its protein translation is MTSLPPRAGRRCFGVLNPLHSTHYFSPDFETAFAEIGLDDRSASRLAGRSAALGAVGPGVVAATFYNYNYDLIARHFPAVWEKASPGDVLAARLRAVDATLRRLLGAEAVASDEMAEAARLALRATEACTRHARPLYAAHADLPVPDEPHLAYWHAATLLREHRGDGHLTALLSAGLDPLEALVSHTATGKGMAPRWVLGTRGWRRADWDAAADRLRERGLLTGDAELTLTEEGTALRAEVEEATDRLDLAPYEHLGAAGVERLTELGRGFLLTAVAAGAFPADLNGKG
- a CDS encoding GlxA family transcriptional regulator: MEKRSVLVVLFDDVQSLDVTGPVEVFAGANKHPSPPFTYGIRTASLDGGPVRTSSGLTLVPDGTLDAYEAAPPHTLIVPGGQGTRRPAPALVDWLRAHAPRAERLVSVCTGALLLAEAGLLDGHRVTSHWSVCDQLARNHPEVDVDPDPIFVRDGRLATSAGVTAGIDLALALVEEDMGRDTALVIARHLVVFLRRPGNQAQFSAQLAAQTARREPLREVQQYITEHPDGDLSVEALAARARLSPRQFARAFRAETGMTPGRYVDRVRLEHARRLLEDTGDGVEEISRACGYGTPEAMRRAFTKALGAAPAEYRRRFHAPLTAR
- a CDS encoding DJ-1/PfpI family protein; this encodes MQLAILLYDRFTSLDAVGPFELLSRLPGAETVFVAEKAGPVRNDQDNLSLVADRSLAEVPAPDIVLVPGGPGSRRALADETLLEWLRTADATSTWTTSVCTGSLVLAGAGLLKGRRAASHWLSLDLLGRLGAEPTGERVVFDGKYVTAAGVSSGIDMALHLIGRIAGHEVAQTIQLLTEYDPQPPYDAGSPEKAPAEIVASWRAQGADDDTVRTGGR
- a CDS encoding enoyl-CoA hydratase/isomerase family protein yields the protein MEQIVTEEADGVATVVISNPGKHNAMTAAMWRAVPEVLDGLARDPAVRALVLTGAGSTFCAGADISSLRGQALGAGEDPQSLAVRAEEALAAFPKPTLAAVRGYCVGGGCQLAAACDLRFAEEGASFGVTPAKLGIVYPASSTRRLVALTGPAAAKYLLFSGELIGTERALRTGLVDEVLPEGELGKRVADFLRVLTSRSQLTQAAAKEFASGRTDRDGYWAEQAAASGDTAEGVAAFLERRPPRFTWSV
- a CDS encoding HdeD family acid-resistance protein, yielding MAGRPQEEGRGTREGRNLKRSFGWLTGLGVVLVVCGLVGLVYANVATLTSMLLFGWLLLIGGLVGLLQAIESRGSNFFWLAVIVAALYIAAGVVVIRHPQGTAEALTMFAALLFLTGGLFRLVGSVVVRGPHFGWTLLQGVFGLLLGVLVLANWPDSSRYVLGVFFSLALLFDGLGLIAVGIGGRRILGMVTENAENAENAEATEDAEGAGASEKSTEEDQDQSHT
- a CDS encoding ATP-binding protein, translated to MESPGSIPARPLSYEGVWRFTAPALEVSVPQARHAVRDLIRRQGVPVHDELLQGLLVIVSELVTNSVRHAALLSPQVAVEVAVGPEWIRVAVEDNHPYRPKALETDYAQTGGRGLLLVKEITREAGGTCDVEHTATGGKIIWAALPLTTVGVRGEGAF